The following proteins are encoded in a genomic region of Streptococcus equi subsp. equi:
- the licR_1 gene encoding transcriptional antiterminator with PTS regulation domain protein, whose protein sequence is MNVIILDKKSYDLLSYLIRLKEAETVMAISAALGQSRRKIYYHLDKINEALPSHVAQIVSYPRVGILLNSEQKAACQQLLNEVADYHYVMKGDERRSLSAIYIAVATERVTLDKLMMINDVSRNTILNDLAELREELSSYNNKIQLHATKAKGYYFDCHPMALIQYLYKVLAGVYQGGNSSFIELFDHKLSETQGLSAYFSKEVLDYFHEYLFLSQASLGKTINIQDSQFMLQILPFILLSYRNMQLHSETKTALKRDFNLIWKRKEYQIAKALASELYHNFKLHLDDIEVGMIAMLMLSFRKDQDHHVESQDYEQMRATIGDFIDQLELRYQLHFTHKKDLLRQLTRHCKALVYRKAYGIFSINPLTDHIKEKYEELFAMAQSCAVILEQAWQIRLTDDDVAYLTIHLGGELRHSHADWDKTKLVIVSDDGIGIQKLLLKQCQRYLPNCQIEAVFTTEQYQSVFDLMSVDIVVSTTDALEALVPVLIVNPILSDDDIIRLIRFSKQGRLSDSSRFSLELEKAIETIVKDDADRYALKTKIEKLIHHELL, encoded by the coding sequence ATGAACGTGATTATTTTGGATAAAAAAAGCTATGATCTGCTGTCATATCTGATTCGATTGAAGGAGGCTGAGACAGTCATGGCGATTTCAGCTGCCTTGGGTCAGTCGCGGCGCAAAATCTATTATCATTTGGATAAAATTAACGAAGCGCTGCCCAGCCATGTTGCTCAAATTGTCTCCTATCCTCGGGTTGGCATCTTGCTAAATAGTGAGCAAAAGGCTGCCTGCCAACAGCTCCTCAATGAAGTGGCAGATTATCACTATGTCATGAAGGGTGATGAGCGCAGGAGCTTATCAGCGATTTATATTGCAGTGGCAACAGAGCGGGTGACACTGGATAAGCTCATGATGATTAATGATGTTTCCAGAAATACCATCTTAAATGACCTTGCTGAACTGAGAGAGGAATTGTCTAGCTATAACAATAAGATTCAGCTGCATGCCACCAAGGCCAAGGGCTATTACTTTGACTGTCACCCTATGGCTTTGATTCAGTACCTTTACAAGGTATTGGCAGGTGTTTATCAGGGAGGCAATAGCAGCTTTATTGAGCTTTTTGATCATAAGCTTTCTGAGACACAAGGCTTGTCAGCTTATTTTTCAAAGGAGGTTTTGGATTATTTTCACGAATACCTCTTTTTGTCTCAGGCTAGCCTAGGCAAAACAATTAATATTCAGGATAGTCAGTTTATGCTGCAAATTCTTCCTTTTATCCTGCTTAGCTATCGCAACATGCAATTGCATTCGGAAACTAAAACAGCGCTTAAAAGGGATTTTAACCTGATTTGGAAGCGCAAGGAATACCAGATTGCTAAGGCATTGGCTAGTGAGCTTTACCACAATTTCAAGCTGCATTTAGATGACATTGAGGTAGGCATGATAGCCATGCTGATGCTATCCTTTAGAAAAGATCAGGATCACCATGTTGAAAGTCAGGATTATGAGCAGATGCGAGCCACTATTGGTGATTTTATCGATCAGCTGGAGCTGCGCTATCAGCTGCATTTTACCCACAAAAAGGACTTGCTTAGACAGCTGACCAGGCATTGCAAGGCCCTTGTTTATCGAAAGGCCTATGGGATTTTTTCGATCAATCCTTTAACAGACCATATTAAGGAAAAATACGAGGAGCTCTTTGCTATGGCTCAATCCTGTGCTGTAATCCTAGAGCAGGCTTGGCAGATCCGTCTAACAGATGATGACGTGGCTTATCTAACGATTCATCTGGGAGGAGAGCTGCGCCATAGTCATGCTGACTGGGACAAGACCAAGCTTGTTATCGTTTCAGATGATGGCATTGGGATTCAAAAGCTGCTGTTGAAGCAGTGCCAGCGTTATTTGCCCAATTGTCAAATCGAGGCTGTCTTTACAACAGAGCAATACCAGAGTGTCTTTGATTTGATGTCTGTTGACATTGTGGTATCAACAACAGACGCACTGGAGGCTCTTGTTCCCGTACTGATTGTCAATCCTATTTTGAGCGATGATGACATTATTAGATTGATCCGTTTTTCAAAGCAGGGGCGCTTGAGTGATAGCTCTCGTTTTTCCCTTGAGCTAGAAAAGGCGATCGAGACCATTGTTAAGGACGATGCTGACCGCTATGCCTTGAAAACAAAAATTGAAAAGCTCATTCATCACGAATTATTGTAA
- the ulaG gene encoding putative L-ascorbate 6-phosphate lactonase has product MAKVQDITRESWILSTFPEWGTWLNEEIEEEVVPEGNFSMWWLGNCGIWIKTPGGANVVMDLWSNRGKATKKVKDMVRGHQMANMAGVRKLQPNLRAQPMVIDPFMINELDYYLVSHYHSDHIDINTAAAIINNPKLDHVKFVGPYECGKIWESWGVPKDRIIVVKPGDSFAFKDIKVTAVESFDRTCIVTLPVAGAEENGGELAGLPVTDEELARKTVNYIFETPGGTIYHGADSHFSNYFAKHGRDYDIDVVLNNYGENPIGIQDKMTSVDLLRMAENLRAKVVIPVHYDIWSNFMASTDEILELWKMRKERLQYQFHPFIWEVGGKYTYPQDQDRIEYHHPRGFDDCFLEDSNIQFKALL; this is encoded by the coding sequence ATGGCTAAAGTACAAGATATAACTCGTGAATCATGGATTCTTAGCACCTTCCCAGAATGGGGAACCTGGCTAAACGAAGAAATTGAAGAAGAGGTAGTGCCTGAAGGAAATTTCTCTATGTGGTGGCTAGGTAACTGCGGTATCTGGATCAAAACACCGGGTGGTGCCAATGTTGTCATGGACCTATGGTCCAATCGTGGAAAGGCAACTAAAAAAGTAAAAGACATGGTTCGTGGTCACCAAATGGCCAATATGGCAGGGGTTCGCAAGCTACAACCAAATCTAAGAGCTCAGCCAATGGTTATTGATCCCTTTATGATTAATGAGTTAGACTATTACTTGGTGTCTCATTATCATAGTGACCACATTGATATCAATACTGCAGCAGCCATTATCAACAATCCAAAGCTTGACCATGTCAAATTTGTTGGCCCTTATGAGTGCGGCAAGATTTGGGAGAGCTGGGGTGTTCCAAAGGATCGTATCATCGTGGTAAAACCAGGCGATAGCTTTGCATTCAAGGATATCAAGGTTACTGCTGTTGAATCCTTTGACCGTACCTGTATCGTTACCTTACCAGTTGCTGGCGCTGAGGAAAATGGTGGCGAGCTAGCAGGACTTCCAGTGACTGACGAAGAGTTAGCTCGCAAAACCGTTAACTACATTTTTGAAACACCAGGAGGAACCATCTATCATGGTGCAGACTCCCACTTCTCAAACTATTTTGCTAAGCATGGACGTGACTACGATATTGATGTTGTCTTGAACAATTATGGTGAAAATCCAATCGGTATTCAGGATAAGATGACCTCTGTTGACCTACTTCGTATGGCAGAAAATCTCCGCGCCAAGGTTGTCATTCCGGTTCACTATGATATCTGGTCAAACTTCATGGCCTCAACTGATGAAATCCTAGAGCTTTGGAAGATGCGTAAGGAGCGCTTGCAATACCAATTCCATCCATTCATTTGGGAGGTTGGTGGCAAATACACCTATCCACAGGATCAGGATCGCATCGAGTATCATCACCCACGTGGCTTTGACGACTGCTTCTTGGAAGACTCAAATATTCAGTTTAAAGCCCTTCTCTAA
- the proV gene encoding glycine betaine transport ATP-binding protein, with protein sequence MGTILEVRHLSKLFGKKQKAALEMIKAGKSKSAIFKKTGVTVGVYDASFEVQEGEIFVIMGLSGSGKSTLVRMLNRLIEPSAGSILLEGRDISKLSVDQLREVRRHDMNMVFQSFALFPHKTILENTEFGLELRGVPKQERREIAKRALDQSGLLEVRDQYPDQLSGGMQQRVGLARALANSPKILLMDEAFSALDPLIRRDMQDELLELQETMKQTIIFISHDLNEALRIGDRIALMKDGQIMQIGTGEDILTNPANDFVREFVEDVDRSKVLTAQHIMIKPITTTVDLDGPQVALNRMHNEEVSMLMATNRRRQLIGSLTADGAIEARQKKLPLSEVIDRNVRTVSKDTVITDILPLIYDSSAPIAVTDEQHRLLGVIIRGRVLEALANIPDDDLN encoded by the coding sequence ATGGGAACTATTTTAGAGGTCAGGCATTTGAGTAAATTGTTTGGCAAAAAACAAAAAGCAGCTCTTGAAATGATCAAGGCTGGTAAAAGTAAGAGCGCTATTTTTAAAAAGACAGGAGTTACTGTCGGGGTCTATGATGCCAGCTTTGAGGTTCAGGAAGGCGAGATTTTTGTGATCATGGGCCTTTCAGGCAGCGGCAAATCAACGCTTGTTCGTATGCTTAATCGATTAATTGAGCCCTCAGCAGGCTCTATTTTATTAGAGGGAAGGGATATTTCTAAACTGTCTGTGGATCAGCTCAGAGAAGTTCGCAGGCATGATATGAATATGGTTTTTCAAAGCTTTGCTCTTTTTCCACACAAGACGATTTTGGAAAACACAGAGTTTGGCTTGGAGCTGCGTGGGGTACCAAAGCAGGAGCGTCGAGAGATTGCAAAGCGTGCGCTTGATCAGTCAGGGCTTCTTGAGGTCAGGGACCAATACCCTGATCAATTGTCTGGTGGCATGCAGCAGCGTGTTGGCTTGGCGCGTGCCTTGGCAAACAGCCCTAAGATTTTGCTGATGGACGAGGCTTTTTCTGCCTTAGATCCCTTGATTCGTCGTGACATGCAAGATGAGCTGCTAGAATTACAGGAGACGATGAAGCAGACCATTATTTTTATCAGTCACGACTTGAATGAGGCTCTGCGTATTGGTGATCGTATTGCCTTGATGAAGGACGGTCAGATCATGCAGATTGGGACGGGTGAGGATATTCTAACCAATCCGGCTAATGATTTTGTTCGTGAATTTGTAGAGGACGTTGACCGCTCAAAGGTGCTGACTGCTCAGCATATTATGATTAAGCCTATCACAACAACGGTTGATCTGGACGGTCCGCAGGTGGCTTTGAATCGTATGCACAATGAGGAGGTGTCTATGCTCATGGCAACCAATCGTCGTCGTCAGCTAATAGGAAGCCTAACAGCAGACGGAGCGATTGAAGCACGTCAGAAAAAGCTCCCCTTGTCAGAGGTTATTGATCGTAATGTCAGAACGGTCTCAAAGGATACTGTTATTACGGATATTTTGCCCTTGATTTATGACTCTTCTGCGCCAATTGCAGTGACAGATGAGCAGCACCGCTTGTTAGGGGTTATTATTCGTGGGCGTGTCCTTGAAGCCTTGGCTAATATTCCAGATGACGACCTTAATTAG
- the proW gene encoding glycine-betaine binding permease protein — translation MENLLQTTLPVAQLVEQLTEWLTKTFSGFFDLLQLVGNALMDWITQTLLFINPLLFMLLVTCAMFFLARKKWPLPIFTLLGLLFVYNQGLWAELINTFTLVLVASLISVLLGIPLGIWMAKNKIVHQVINPMLDLMQTMPAFVYLIPAVAFFGIGMVPGVFASVIFALPPTVRFTNLALRHIPTELVEASDAFGSTPKQKLLKVELPLAKHTMMAGVNQTMMLALSMVVTGSMIGAPGLGREVLSALQHADIGRGFVSGLALVILAIILDRMTQHFNGKPQERTQTGKTKKWLGLAALAVFLLSALGRGFAAMLSSSADKGQKVTIAYVQWDSEVASTHVIAQVLRDEGYQVTLTPLDNAVMWQTIANGDADFSTSAWLPVTHQQQYQKYQDKLDNLGPNLKGTKLGLAVPAYMSDVNSIEELSDQANQQIIGIEPGAGIMTAADKTQKAYSNLADWELVAASTGAMTTSLDQAVKKKEPIVVTAWSPHWMFAKYDLKYLADPKKTFGSKENINTIARRGLKADLPAVHRIVDHFHWEKEDMEAVMLDINQGMTPEAAAKKWVASHADKVAKWTQS, via the coding sequence TTGGAAAACCTATTACAAACAACTCTACCAGTGGCACAGCTGGTTGAGCAACTAACTGAGTGGCTGACAAAAACCTTTTCAGGCTTCTTTGATCTGCTGCAGCTTGTGGGCAATGCTTTGATGGATTGGATCACGCAGACCCTTTTGTTTATCAATCCGTTACTGTTTATGCTATTGGTTACCTGTGCGATGTTTTTCTTGGCAAGAAAAAAATGGCCTTTGCCGATCTTTACCCTCCTGGGCCTGTTATTTGTCTATAACCAAGGCCTGTGGGCAGAGCTGATCAATACCTTTACGCTGGTTTTGGTAGCAAGCCTCATCTCTGTCTTGCTTGGTATTCCCTTGGGCATTTGGATGGCTAAAAATAAGATTGTTCACCAGGTGATTAATCCAATGCTGGACCTTATGCAGACCATGCCAGCCTTTGTTTATTTGATTCCGGCTGTCGCCTTTTTTGGCATTGGTATGGTCCCTGGCGTCTTTGCGTCGGTTATCTTTGCCTTGCCGCCGACTGTTCGTTTTACCAATTTAGCGCTTCGTCATATTCCGACAGAATTGGTTGAAGCTTCAGATGCCTTTGGGTCAACCCCTAAACAAAAATTACTGAAGGTCGAATTACCCTTGGCAAAGCATACGATGATGGCAGGTGTTAATCAGACCATGATGTTGGCCCTATCAATGGTTGTGACAGGCTCAATGATTGGTGCTCCAGGTCTTGGACGTGAGGTCCTATCGGCCTTGCAGCATGCTGATATTGGGCGTGGCTTTGTTAGTGGTTTGGCCCTTGTTATCTTGGCGATTATTTTGGATCGTATGACTCAGCATTTTAACGGTAAGCCGCAAGAAAGAACGCAGACTGGAAAAACCAAGAAATGGCTTGGTCTAGCTGCTTTAGCTGTCTTTTTGTTGTCAGCTTTGGGGCGTGGCTTTGCTGCGATGTTATCAAGCTCAGCAGACAAGGGGCAGAAGGTGACCATTGCTTATGTGCAGTGGGATTCTGAGGTGGCTTCTACCCATGTTATCGCTCAGGTCTTAAGAGATGAGGGTTATCAGGTAACCTTGACACCACTGGATAATGCTGTGATGTGGCAAACCATCGCAAATGGCGATGCAGACTTTTCAACAAGTGCCTGGTTACCAGTGACCCATCAGCAGCAGTACCAAAAGTATCAGGATAAGCTGGATAATCTTGGTCCTAATCTGAAGGGAACAAAGCTAGGACTCGCTGTGCCAGCCTATATGAGCGATGTGAACAGCATAGAGGAGCTTTCGGATCAAGCCAATCAACAGATTATTGGGATTGAACCGGGAGCTGGTATTATGACTGCTGCTGATAAGACGCAAAAGGCCTATTCCAACTTGGCAGATTGGGAGCTCGTTGCTGCTTCGACAGGTGCTATGACCACCTCACTTGATCAGGCGGTCAAGAAAAAGGAGCCGATCGTTGTGACGGCTTGGTCTCCTCATTGGATGTTTGCTAAGTACGATTTGAAATACCTGGCAGATCCAAAGAAAACCTTTGGCTCAAAGGAAAATATCAATACCATTGCACGTCGGGGCTTAAAGGCCGACCTGCCAGCTGTTCATAGGATTGTTGATCACTTCCATTGGGAAAAAGAGGATATGGAGGCTGTTATGCTTGACATCAATCAGGGCATGACACCAGAAGCCGCAGCCAAGAAATGGGTGGCTAGCCATGCTGATAAGGTGGCCAAATGGACTCAGTCATAA
- the polA_1 gene encoding DNA polymerase I, producing MWYNKGMENKNKLLLIDGSSVAFRAFFALYNQIDRFKNHSGLHTNAIYGFHLMLDHMMKRVQPTHVLVAFDAGKTTFRTELFADYKAGRAKTPDEFREQFPYIRDMLGALGIAFYELEHYEADDIIGTLDKMAERTEIPFDVTIVSGDKDLIQLTDANTVVEISKKGVAEFEEFTPAYLMDKMGLTPEQFIDLKALMGDKSDNIPGVTKIGEKTGLKLLHEYGSLEGIYEHIDSFKPSKMKENLLHDKEQAFLSKTLATINTSAPITIGLEDIVYQGPDLDRLSQFYDEMDFVQLKNALASQLPQEPVAEIAYQEVTDIRADMFSDDTVFYFEALRDNYHREELIGFAWGNQGQIYASADISLLTTKLFKKVLEQPIATYDFKRSKVLLSHLGLDLPAASYDARLANYLLSTVEDNEMATLARLYTTISLDTDEVVYGKGVKRAVPDKAVLLGHLARKVQVLLDSRPVMLDKLAEHEQADLYTDIELPLANVLAKMEIEGIAVNQDSLQEMAEQNKVVIEELTQEIYEMAGEVFNINSPKQLGVILFEKMQLPLHLTKKTKTGYSTAVDVLERLAPIAPIVAKILDYRQITKLQSTYVIGLQDYIMADGRIHTRYLQDLTQTGRLSSVDPNLQNIPIRLEQGRLIRKAFTPSHDDAVLLSSDYSQIELRVLAHISGDEHLIAAFKEGADIHTSTAMRVFGIEKPEDVTANDRRNAKAVNFGIVYGISDFGLSNNLGIPRKQAKAYIDTYFERYPGIKAYMERVVREAKDKGYVETLFKRRRQLPDINSRQFNVRSFAERTAINSPIQGSAADILKIAMINLDQALVAGGFETKMLLQVHDEIVLEVPNHELAAVKALVKETMESAVSLAVPLRVDESAGKSWYEAK from the coding sequence GTGTGGTATAATAAAGGCATGGAAAACAAGAATAAATTACTTTTGATTGATGGCTCCTCAGTGGCCTTTCGTGCCTTTTTTGCCCTCTATAACCAGATTGACCGCTTTAAAAATCACAGCGGTCTTCACACTAATGCGATTTATGGCTTTCATTTGATGCTAGACCACATGATGAAGCGTGTTCAGCCGACGCATGTCTTGGTGGCCTTTGACGCGGGTAAAACAACCTTTCGGACAGAGCTTTTTGCTGATTACAAGGCAGGACGTGCCAAGACCCCTGATGAATTTCGGGAGCAGTTTCCTTATATTCGTGATATGCTGGGAGCGCTTGGTATTGCCTTTTATGAGCTAGAGCATTACGAGGCAGACGATATTATCGGAACGCTTGATAAAATGGCAGAGCGTACAGAGATTCCTTTTGATGTGACTATTGTCAGTGGTGACAAGGATTTGATTCAGCTGACAGATGCAAATACCGTTGTTGAGATTTCTAAAAAAGGAGTTGCTGAATTTGAAGAGTTTACCCCAGCCTACCTTATGGACAAAATGGGGCTTACGCCAGAGCAATTCATTGACTTGAAAGCGCTCATGGGAGACAAGTCTGATAATATTCCAGGAGTGACCAAAATTGGGGAAAAAACAGGTCTAAAGCTCCTGCACGAATATGGAAGCTTGGAGGGGATTTACGAGCATATTGATAGCTTCAAGCCTTCAAAAATGAAGGAAAACCTGCTTCATGATAAGGAGCAGGCCTTCCTCTCAAAGACACTTGCTACTATCAACACTAGCGCTCCGATTACGATTGGATTGGAGGATATTGTCTATCAGGGTCCAGATCTAGATCGCTTGTCACAATTTTATGATGAGATGGATTTTGTTCAACTAAAAAATGCCTTAGCTAGTCAGTTGCCACAGGAGCCGGTAGCTGAGATTGCTTATCAGGAAGTTACTGACATAAGAGCGGACATGTTTTCAGACGATACGGTGTTTTATTTTGAAGCTTTGAGGGATAATTATCACCGCGAGGAGCTGATTGGCTTTGCTTGGGGCAACCAAGGCCAGATTTATGCTTCAGCAGATATTAGTCTCCTCACTACAAAGCTCTTTAAAAAGGTTCTTGAGCAGCCGATTGCTACCTATGATTTTAAGCGCAGTAAGGTTCTGCTTAGTCATCTGGGGCTTGATTTGCCGGCTGCCAGCTATGATGCCCGCTTAGCTAATTACCTCTTGTCAACTGTAGAGGACAATGAGATGGCTACTCTGGCACGTCTTTATACCACTATATCACTGGATACAGATGAGGTTGTCTATGGTAAGGGGGTCAAGCGTGCTGTGCCTGACAAGGCTGTTTTGTTAGGACATCTGGCGCGTAAGGTTCAGGTCTTGCTGGATAGTAGACCAGTCATGCTTGATAAGCTGGCAGAGCATGAGCAGGCTGATCTCTACACTGACATTGAACTGCCGCTTGCCAATGTCCTTGCGAAAATGGAAATCGAAGGCATTGCTGTCAATCAAGATAGCCTGCAGGAAATGGCAGAGCAAAATAAGGTGGTCATTGAGGAACTGACACAGGAAATCTATGAAATGGCTGGTGAGGTCTTTAATATTAATTCTCCCAAGCAGCTAGGAGTGATACTCTTTGAGAAAATGCAGCTCCCTCTTCATTTGACAAAGAAAACCAAGACAGGCTATTCAACGGCTGTTGATGTCTTGGAGCGCTTAGCGCCAATTGCGCCAATCGTGGCTAAGATCTTGGACTATCGTCAAATTACTAAGCTGCAATCAACCTATGTGATTGGACTGCAGGATTACATCATGGCTGATGGCAGGATCCACACCCGCTATTTACAGGATTTAACCCAGACAGGCCGACTTTCCAGTGTTGATCCTAACCTGCAAAATATCCCGATTCGTCTGGAGCAGGGGCGCTTGATTCGTAAGGCCTTTACTCCATCTCATGATGATGCTGTTTTGCTTAGCTCGGATTATTCGCAAATTGAATTGCGTGTTTTAGCACATATTTCAGGAGATGAGCATTTGATTGCTGCTTTTAAGGAGGGAGCGGATATCCATACCTCAACGGCAATGCGTGTCTTTGGCATTGAAAAGCCAGAGGACGTCACTGCCAATGATCGTCGGAATGCTAAGGCTGTTAACTTTGGCATTGTGTATGGGATTTCTGACTTTGGCTTGTCTAATAACCTTGGAATTCCAAGAAAACAGGCCAAGGCTTATATTGACACCTACTTTGAGCGCTACCCTGGTATCAAGGCTTACATGGAAAGGGTTGTGCGTGAAGCCAAGGATAAGGGCTATGTTGAGACGCTCTTTAAGCGCCGTCGTCAATTGCCAGATATCAATTCTCGTCAGTTCAACGTTCGCTCCTTTGCAGAGCGTACAGCCATTAATTCGCCCATTCAAGGCAGTGCAGCCGATATTCTCAAAATTGCGATGATAAATCTTGACCAAGCCCTAGTAGCTGGTGGCTTTGAGACCAAAATGCTGCTTCAGGTGCATGATGAGATTGTGCTTGAGGTGCCTAATCATGAGCTAGCGGCTGTTAAAGCGCTGGTCAAAGAAACGATGGAATCAGCTGTCAGCCTGGCAGTTCCGCTGCGTGTAGACGAAAGTGCCGGCAAGAGCTGGTATGAGGCCAAGTAG
- the yccU gene encoding CoA binding protein, with product MMIDTFQNPSDETITSYLESSKTIAVVGLSDRQTTAAYDVARFMQAKGYRIVPVNPRLAGQSVLGEVVYASLAAIPFKVDIANVFRRSEYLPQVAQDFLACQGQVFWAQLGLYSQEAEELLRSAGKADIVMNRCIKIDYLRLISKQDQDSC from the coding sequence ATGATGATTGATACATTTCAAAATCCCTCTGATGAGACTATCACCTCTTATCTTGAATCTTCCAAGACCATTGCAGTGGTTGGCTTATCTGATCGTCAAACCACTGCTGCTTATGATGTGGCTAGGTTTATGCAGGCTAAGGGCTATCGGATTGTCCCTGTCAATCCTAGGCTGGCAGGTCAGTCTGTTTTAGGAGAGGTCGTTTATGCTAGCCTTGCGGCTATTCCTTTTAAGGTAGATATTGCCAATGTCTTTCGACGAAGTGAGTATTTGCCTCAGGTTGCTCAGGACTTTTTAGCTTGTCAGGGTCAGGTCTTTTGGGCACAGCTTGGCTTGTATAGCCAAGAAGCTGAGGAGCTTTTGCGATCAGCAGGCAAAGCTGACATTGTTATGAATCGCTGTATCAAGATTGACTATTTACGGCTAATCAGCAAGCAGGATCAAGATTCCTGCTAG
- the perR gene encoding ferric uptake regulator family protein — translation MDIHSHQQALNAYENVLEHLRDKHIRITETRKAIISYMIQSTEHPSADKIYRDLQPQYPNMSLATVYNNLKVLVDEGFVSELKISNDLTTYYDFMGHQHVNVVCEVCGTIADFMDVDVMDIAKEAHQQTGYKVTRIPVIAYGVCPSCQTKQGKDTDY, via the coding sequence TTGGACATTCATTCACATCAGCAAGCTCTAAATGCCTATGAAAATGTCCTAGAGCATCTACGTGACAAGCATATTCGTATTACCGAGACGCGTAAGGCGATCATTTCTTACATGATTCAGTCCACTGAGCACCCCAGCGCAGATAAAATCTATCGTGATTTACAGCCTCAATACCCTAATATGAGCCTTGCTACGGTGTATAATAATTTGAAGGTTCTCGTTGATGAGGGCTTTGTATCCGAGCTGAAAATTAGTAATGATTTGACGACCTATTATGACTTTATGGGACATCAGCATGTCAATGTGGTTTGTGAGGTTTGCGGGACAATCGCTGATTTTATGGACGTAGATGTGATGGATATCGCTAAGGAAGCACACCAGCAAACAGGCTATAAGGTCACCCGTATTCCAGTTATAGCCTATGGTGTTTGCCCTAGCTGTCAGACGAAGCAGGGTAAGGACACAGACTATTGA